The following coding sequences lie in one Bacteroidota bacterium genomic window:
- a CDS encoding phosphoribosyltransferase: protein MGKTLILNGKQIEQKINRIAYEIYENNHSEKEIIIAGISDNGYIFAKRLASVVEKISSIKIKLIEIKIDKENPLAKEIKISLSDKELKNKVIILADDVLNSGKTLIFGAKPFLIAPVKRLTTVVLVDRGHNRYPIKADFVGLSLSTTLQEHITVDLKKGKESVYLS, encoded by the coding sequence ATGGGCAAAACACTAATCTTGAACGGCAAACAAATTGAGCAAAAGATCAATCGAATTGCCTATGAAATATACGAGAACAACCATTCTGAAAAAGAGATTATCATCGCTGGAATTTCTGACAACGGCTATATTTTTGCAAAACGATTGGCAAGTGTTGTAGAAAAAATTTCTTCTATTAAAATAAAATTGATTGAGATTAAAATCGATAAAGAAAATCCGCTTGCGAAAGAAATAAAAATTTCATTGTCGGACAAAGAATTAAAAAACAAAGTCATTATTCTGGCTGATGATGTTTTAAACTCAGGCAAAACGCTCATTTTTGGTGCGAAGCCGTTTTTAATTGCTCCGGTAAAACGATTAACAACGGTTGTTTTAGTCGACAGAGGTCATAACCGCTATCCAATAAAAGCGGATTTTGTAGGATTATCCTTATCCACCACTTTGCAGGAACACATTACTGTTGATTTGAAGAAAGGTAAAGAGTCGGTTTATTTGAGTTAA
- a CDS encoding C40 family peptidase, with protein MKLRILILLFLVPFLVAAQPKKAKQTTKSKPQKPSIEAFYASHQLAPDSACSPYLYYQVYDWVGTKYKYSGRTKKGIDCSGFVSTMYKNTYCIDLMGGSKDLWPIVKPVEKNDLIEGDILFFKIKKGQISHVGVYLGNNKFAHASVHSGVIISDLNEDYYKKYFFKGGRIQ; from the coding sequence ATGAAGTTGCGAATTCTCATACTATTATTTTTAGTTCCGTTTTTAGTTGCTGCCCAGCCCAAAAAAGCAAAGCAAACAACCAAAAGCAAACCTCAAAAACCAAGCATAGAAGCCTTCTATGCCTCGCATCAGCTTGCTCCGGATTCTGCATGCAGCCCTTACCTGTATTATCAAGTTTACGATTGGGTAGGAACCAAATACAAATATTCAGGCCGTACAAAAAAAGGGATCGATTGTTCCGGTTTTGTGAGTACCATGTATAAAAATACGTATTGCATCGACTTAATGGGAGGCTCCAAAGATCTTTGGCCCATTGTAAAACCGGTAGAAAAAAACGACTTAATCGAAGGCGACATTTTATTTTTCAAAATCAAGAAAGGGCAAATTTCTCATGTTGGTGTTTATTTGGGGAATAACAAATTTGCACATGCTTCCGTTCATTCAGGAGTTATCATCAGCGATTTGAACGAAGACTATTATAAAAAATACTTTTTTAAAGGCGGACGGATTCAATAA
- a CDS encoding methyltransferase domain-containing protein — protein sequence MLDLTKEYWTSRYTENDTGWDLGEISTPLKEYIDQLTDKSISILIPGAGNSYEAEYLFKNGFKNVTIIDLSEEPLKNIQKRIPDFPKENLIVGDFFEHHNHYDLILEQTFFCAINPSLRQAYAKKMHELLNNKGKLVGVLFNDVLNIDKPPFGGNKEEYISYFNPYFHFKTFDSCYNSIKPRANRELFIHFEKK from the coding sequence ATGCTAGATTTAACAAAAGAATATTGGACCTCCCGTTATACTGAAAATGATACCGGCTGGGATTTAGGAGAAATCTCCACTCCACTCAAAGAATACATTGATCAACTCACGGATAAAAGCATTTCAATTTTAATTCCGGGAGCGGGCAATTCTTACGAAGCAGAATATCTTTTCAAAAACGGTTTTAAGAATGTAACCATCATTGATCTTTCAGAAGAACCACTTAAAAATATTCAAAAACGCATTCCTGATTTTCCAAAAGAAAACTTAATTGTAGGCGATTTTTTTGAACACCACAACCACTATGATTTAATTTTAGAACAAACATTTTTTTGTGCCATCAATCCATCTTTGCGACAAGCGTATGCAAAAAAGATGCATGAATTACTCAACAACAAAGGAAAACTGGTAGGTGTTCTATTTAATGATGTTTTAAACATCGACAAACCGCCTTTTGGAGGAAACAAAGAAGAATATATTTCCTATTTCAATCCCTATTTTCATTTCAAAACATTCGACAGTTGCTACAATTCAATTAAACCAAGGGCAAACAGAGAATTGTTTATTCATTTTGAGAAAAAATAA
- a CDS encoding carboxypeptidase-like regulatory domain-containing protein, with amino-acid sequence MTIKKLLYLLLFLLFSYASMAQQPTVISGHVSEIGTNSGIPFVNIYFKGTLIGTVTDFDGNYSITTTTPKDSIYVSLIGYKSKAKKVEKGKVQEINFQLSPEALNLNTIEIRPGINPALRIIRNAQLNKAKYDRDNLTAIQYISYTKQEADVDNITPKMRRWKLFRPFAAMWDSLDLIVGEESKANLPVMMSEVISDIYSYKEAERRHEDVAAVKIKFVGMKDGSAVSQLTGTDFQNYNFCKNSVAIQGKDILSPIAENAMLFYNYILVDSVFIDSMKCYKIDCHPKNKKDLAYTGFVWITDTTFAIKQLDLGIILDVNVNWIDHARIQQVLIPTEAGPWVPAQTRTLVDYTTLTDKFVSMVVKTYNSNQNFVVNKPKEADFYKSRITYAESALTKDTAWWGENRHEPLTKLENKSYDMIDTVRNIPFIRKGVNILYFLFSGYKDIGPVDIGHYINVYGYNAYEGTRLRLGFRTNQKFSDTWIIRGYGAYGFKDEGFKYNLQLEKILTRYPWSKAGIQYRDDIDQIGTNFNYSNNMNLGQAPNNLNNTFAQIGNISKLVRKQEARIWYEKDFNPGINTKITFQNIRTNPLFPINFGDQFNIFQTRKYSITEVLIDTRFSVKERFVQNGTERISFGNNKSPIITFNYTLGLKNVFASDFEYHKASISFSNRFRMATLGYSQVYLRAGKVFSKIPYTLLEIPRGNENVFYGNNIFNQMNYFEFVSDQFIEAFWQHHLNGLIFNRIPFIKDYNFREIVGINMVYGTLSQRNKNFNSNNTFTVMDDVPYFEVDLGVENILDIIRIDFLYRLTYNDDFYKKEYELANPGNRINNWGVKIGLQFSF; translated from the coding sequence ATGACTATTAAAAAACTACTATATCTTTTACTCTTTCTCTTGTTCAGCTATGCATCAATGGCTCAGCAACCCACCGTTATTAGCGGGCATGTTTCTGAAATTGGAACCAACAGCGGAATCCCTTTTGTAAACATCTATTTCAAAGGAACATTAATTGGAACGGTCACCGATTTTGATGGTAATTATTCAATCACCACAACTACTCCCAAAGATTCAATTTATGTGTCGCTCATCGGATATAAATCAAAAGCGAAAAAAGTAGAAAAAGGGAAAGTACAAGAAATCAATTTTCAATTAAGTCCGGAAGCCCTTAACCTCAACACCATTGAAATTCGTCCGGGCATCAATCCTGCCTTGCGCATCATCCGGAATGCACAATTGAACAAAGCGAAATACGATCGAGATAACTTAACTGCCATTCAATACATCAGCTATACCAAACAAGAAGCAGATGTGGATAATATCACTCCGAAAATGCGCAGATGGAAGTTATTCCGACCCTTCGCTGCCATGTGGGACAGTTTGGATTTAATCGTTGGCGAAGAAAGTAAAGCAAACCTTCCCGTAATGATGAGCGAAGTGATTTCAGATATCTACTCCTACAAAGAAGCAGAAAGAAGACACGAAGATGTTGCTGCGGTAAAAATTAAATTTGTGGGAATGAAAGATGGAAGCGCTGTTTCTCAGCTTACAGGAACAGATTTTCAAAACTACAACTTCTGCAAAAACAGTGTCGCCATTCAAGGAAAAGACATCCTCTCTCCTATTGCAGAAAATGCAATGCTCTTCTATAATTACATTTTGGTGGATAGCGTTTTTATCGACAGCATGAAATGTTATAAAATTGATTGTCATCCTAAAAACAAAAAAGATTTAGCCTATACCGGATTTGTTTGGATTACGGATACCACATTTGCTATCAAACAATTGGATTTAGGTATTATTTTGGATGTGAATGTGAATTGGATCGATCATGCGAGAATTCAACAAGTATTAATTCCAACCGAAGCCGGACCATGGGTGCCTGCTCAAACCAGAACGCTGGTTGATTACACCACACTCACCGATAAGTTTGTAAGTATGGTGGTGAAAACCTACAACTCCAACCAAAATTTTGTGGTGAATAAACCTAAAGAAGCAGACTTTTATAAATCACGAATTACCTACGCGGAGAGCGCATTAACGAAAGATACGGCTTGGTGGGGAGAAAACCGACATGAACCGTTAACGAAATTGGAAAACAAATCGTACGACATGATTGACACCGTGCGGAACATTCCATTTATCCGTAAAGGAGTAAACATTTTATACTTTTTATTTTCCGGCTACAAAGACATCGGACCAGTTGACATTGGACATTACATCAATGTATATGGATACAATGCATACGAAGGAACACGTTTGCGTTTGGGATTCAGAACCAATCAAAAATTCAGCGACACCTGGATCATCAGAGGATATGGAGCATACGGATTTAAAGACGAAGGATTTAAGTACAACCTTCAACTAGAAAAAATTCTAACACGTTATCCTTGGAGCAAAGCCGGTATTCAATACCGTGATGATATTGATCAGATCGGAACCAACTTCAATTATTCAAACAACATGAACCTGGGACAAGCGCCCAACAACTTAAACAACACCTTTGCACAAATTGGGAACATTTCAAAATTGGTTCGTAAACAAGAAGCACGCATCTGGTACGAAAAAGATTTTAATCCAGGCATCAATACAAAAATCACCTTTCAAAACATCCGCACCAACCCGTTGTTTCCAATTAATTTTGGCGACCAGTTTAATATTTTTCAAACACGAAAATATTCCATCACGGAGGTATTAATCGACACCCGCTTCTCTGTAAAAGAACGTTTTGTACAAAACGGAACAGAACGCATCAGCTTTGGAAACAACAAATCACCCATCATCACCTTCAACTATACACTCGGTTTAAAAAATGTATTTGCCAGCGATTTTGAATATCACAAAGCAAGCATCTCCTTCTCTAACCGCTTTCGGATGGCTACCTTGGGCTATTCGCAAGTGTATTTAAGAGCTGGAAAAGTATTTTCTAAAATACCGTATACCTTACTTGAAATTCCTCGTGGAAATGAAAATGTATTTTATGGAAATAACATTTTCAATCAAATGAATTATTTTGAATTTGTTAGTGATCAATTTATCGAAGCATTTTGGCAGCACCATTTAAACGGACTTATCTTTAACCGAATTCCATTTATCAAAGATTATAACTTCCGTGAAATTGTAGGAATCAACATGGTGTATGGAACGCTGAGCCAACGAAACAAAAATTTCAACAGCAACAACACGTTCACCGTAATGGACGATGTACCTTATTTTGAAGTTGATTTAGGAGTTGAAAACATTTTAGACATCATTCGCATCGATTTTCTATACCGCTTAACTTATAACGATGATTTTTACAAAAAAGAATATGAACTGGCCAACCCTGGGAATCGAATCAACAATTGGGGAGTAAAAATCGGATTGCAATTTTCATTTTAA
- the rlmD gene encoding 23S rRNA (uracil(1939)-C(5))-methyltransferase RlmD, protein MRNANKKPLPILENITVIDASSDGQSVARTEEYVIFIKGAVPGDIVDVQVTRKKSKYREATAIAIKQKSDKRTEPICEHFGTCGGCKWQNMSYDWQLFYKQKQVSDALTRLAKIELPEIQKILPSQKVYNYRNKLEFTFSNKKWLTKEQVNDKALSFGDGAGEVSRNALGFHIPGMFDKILDINTCHLQEEPSNAIRNEIRKYALANNLSFFDLREQIGFLRNIIIRSTSTGEWMLIVAFHYDDKVEIPKLLDHIANQFPQITSLQYVINSKRNDTIGDLDILVYKGNDSIYENMEGLKFKIGPKSFYQTNSDQAYELYKVTREFAAIKNTDVVYDLYTGTGTIANFVAHQAKKVVGVEYVPAAIEDAKINSELNKISNTVFYAGDMKDVLNNEFINENGKPDVIITDPPRAGMHEDVTKKILEIEPNRIVYVSCNPSTQARDLQLLDSKYKVIKVQPVDMFPQTHHVENVVLLELK, encoded by the coding sequence ATGAGAAATGCCAATAAAAAACCTTTACCCATACTTGAGAACATTACTGTAATTGATGCCAGCTCTGATGGACAATCTGTTGCCAGAACGGAAGAATATGTCATTTTCATCAAAGGTGCCGTACCCGGAGATATTGTTGATGTACAAGTCACCAGAAAAAAGAGCAAATACAGAGAAGCGACAGCTATTGCTATCAAACAAAAATCAGATAAACGTACGGAACCGATTTGTGAACATTTTGGAACCTGTGGTGGCTGTAAATGGCAAAACATGAGCTACGACTGGCAATTGTTCTACAAACAAAAACAAGTGAGCGATGCCTTAACACGCTTAGCGAAAATTGAATTACCCGAAATACAAAAAATTCTTCCTTCACAAAAAGTGTACAACTACCGCAACAAGCTGGAATTTACATTCTCCAACAAAAAGTGGTTGACGAAAGAACAAGTAAACGACAAAGCACTTTCATTTGGAGATGGTGCAGGAGAAGTTTCCCGCAATGCACTTGGATTTCACATTCCAGGCATGTTTGATAAAATTTTAGACATCAACACCTGCCATCTGCAAGAAGAACCTTCCAATGCAATACGCAATGAAATAAGGAAGTATGCGCTTGCAAACAACCTTTCTTTCTTCGATTTAAGAGAGCAAATCGGGTTTTTAAGAAACATCATCATCCGCAGTACTTCTACCGGTGAATGGATGCTGATTGTTGCATTTCATTATGACGACAAAGTAGAAATCCCTAAATTATTAGATCACATAGCCAACCAATTTCCGCAAATCACGTCCTTACAATATGTGATTAATTCTAAAAGAAATGATACAATCGGAGATTTGGATATTCTCGTATATAAAGGAAATGATAGTATTTACGAAAACATGGAAGGCCTAAAATTTAAAATTGGCCCGAAAAGTTTTTATCAAACCAACTCTGATCAAGCGTATGAATTGTACAAAGTAACACGTGAATTTGCTGCAATCAAAAACACAGATGTTGTTTACGATTTATATACCGGTACCGGAACCATCGCCAACTTTGTTGCCCATCAAGCAAAAAAAGTGGTTGGTGTAGAATATGTTCCGGCTGCAATTGAGGATGCAAAAATAAATTCCGAATTAAACAAAATCTCCAATACGGTGTTTTATGCCGGAGACATGAAGGATGTGTTGAACAACGAATTTATTAATGAAAACGGTAAGCCGGATGTGATCATTACCGATCCTCCAAGAGCCGGAATGCATGAAGATGTAACAAAAAAAATATTAGAGATAGAACCCAACAGAATCGTTTATGTCAGCTGCAACCCTTCTACTCAGGCACGAGACCTACAACTATTGGATTCAAAATACAAAGTAATAAAAGTACAACCGGTTGACATGTTCCCACAAACACATCACGTTGAAAACGTTGTGCTTTTGGAACTGAAATAG
- the rocD gene encoding ornithine--oxo-acid transaminase, translating into METMSENKISAQKAIELEEKYGAHNYHPLPVVLERGEGVYVWDVNGKQYFDFLAAYSAVNQGHCHPKIISVLIEQAQKLTLTSRAFYNDSLGEYAKFITSYFGFDKVLPMNTGAEGVETALKLARKWAYEKKGVPANEAKIIVCQNNFHGRTISIVSASNDEDARKNFGPFTPGILSVEYNNVAALAELLKDKTVAGFLIEPVQGEAGVVVPDEGYLKKCYDLCKANNVLFIADEIQSGLGRTGKLLACDHDGVHPDILILGKALSGGTYPVSAVLTSDEVMLCIKPGQHGSTYGGNPLACKVGIAALTVLKEEKLSENSERLGKLLLAELKKIQAENPELVRLVRGKGLFCAMVINERNGKDAWDVCIEMMKNGLLAKPTHGDIIRFAPPLVITEEQLMECVSIIRKVVKMF; encoded by the coding sequence ATGGAAACAATGTCAGAAAATAAAATTAGCGCACAAAAAGCAATCGAATTAGAGGAAAAATACGGAGCTCACAACTACCATCCGTTACCGGTGGTTTTGGAGCGTGGAGAAGGTGTGTATGTGTGGGATGTTAACGGAAAACAATACTTTGATTTTCTTGCAGCATATAGTGCCGTAAACCAAGGACATTGTCATCCTAAAATTATTTCTGTCCTCATTGAACAAGCTCAAAAATTAACCCTTACGTCTCGTGCATTTTATAACGATTCGTTGGGAGAATATGCAAAATTTATCACTTCTTATTTCGGTTTTGATAAAGTATTGCCAATGAATACAGGAGCCGAAGGCGTAGAAACGGCATTAAAACTTGCACGTAAATGGGCATATGAGAAAAAAGGCGTACCGGCAAACGAAGCAAAGATTATTGTTTGTCAAAACAATTTCCATGGTCGCACCATTTCTATCGTTTCGGCAAGTAATGATGAAGATGCGCGTAAAAATTTCGGACCGTTTACACCCGGAATTCTATCCGTAGAATACAACAACGTGGCAGCGTTGGCAGAATTGTTAAAAGATAAAACGGTAGCCGGATTTCTAATTGAGCCGGTACAAGGCGAAGCTGGAGTGGTGGTGCCCGATGAAGGTTATTTGAAAAAATGCTATGATTTGTGTAAAGCAAACAATGTATTGTTTATTGCAGATGAAATTCAATCCGGATTGGGAAGAACCGGAAAGCTATTGGCTTGCGACCACGATGGAGTGCATCCCGATATTTTGATATTAGGAAAAGCATTGTCCGGTGGAACGTATCCCGTTTCTGCCGTATTAACAAGCGATGAAGTGATGTTGTGCATCAAGCCCGGACAACATGGTTCCACCTACGGAGGAAATCCACTGGCATGTAAGGTTGGAATAGCAGCATTGACTGTTTTGAAAGAAGAGAAACTATCCGAAAATTCAGAACGATTAGGAAAATTGTTGTTAGCCGAATTGAAAAAGATTCAAGCAGAAAATCCGGAATTGGTGAGATTGGTGCGAGGAAAAGGATTGTTTTGTGCGATGGTGATTAATGAACGCAATGGAAAAGACGCTTGGGATGTTTGCATTGAAATGATGAAAAACGGATTGTTAGCGAAACCTACACATGGCGATATTATTCGTTTTGCGCCTCCATTAGTGATAACTGAAGAACAGTTGATGGAATGTGTAAGTATTATTAGAAAAGTGGTGAAGATGTTTTAA
- a CDS encoding GNAT family N-acetyltransferase translates to MNHSYTFKELLTPEEMLQHISLLQQLQPTLTIEDYKILLPEMLKNDYGQVAIFDADTCIGISGYWINTKLYSGKYLEMDNVVIDKNYRSKGIGKLVCDWCTQKAIENNCKKIMLDAYLENEKAHAFYEREGFVKKGYHFIKTI, encoded by the coding sequence ATGAATCACTCCTACACCTTCAAAGAACTCCTCACACCCGAAGAAATGCTTCAACACATTTCTCTTCTTCAACAACTACAACCGACACTTACCATAGAAGATTACAAAATCCTGCTTCCCGAAATGCTAAAAAATGACTACGGACAAGTGGCTATTTTTGATGCGGATACATGCATCGGTATTTCCGGATATTGGATCAATACCAAATTGTATTCCGGGAAATATTTGGAAATGGACAATGTAGTGATTGATAAAAACTACCGCTCCAAAGGGATTGGAAAACTAGTATGCGATTGGTGTACCCAAAAAGCAATAGAAAACAATTGCAAGAAAATAATGCTGGATGCTTATTTAGAAAATGAAAAAGCTCATGCCTTCTACGAACGAGAAGGATTTGTAAAAAAAGGATACCACTTTATAAAAACGATATAA
- a CDS encoding mechanosensitive ion channel yields the protein MSNELLNKLHPYLDTLISYLPGLIKALLTLVIGFWLAKRVDKLLIKYFNGRHYDVSLGSFVRSLVNIGLKIIVLITVAGMIGLPTTSLVAVFGAAGLAIGLALQGSLSNFAGGV from the coding sequence ATGAGTAACGAACTATTAAATAAGTTACATCCGTATCTGGATACCTTGATTTCTTATTTACCAGGATTGATAAAAGCATTGCTCACCTTGGTCATCGGGTTTTGGCTGGCCAAACGCGTGGATAAACTTTTGATTAAATATTTTAATGGCCGTCATTACGATGTTTCATTGGGAAGTTTTGTAAGAAGTTTGGTGAACATCGGATTAAAAATTATTGTTTTAATTACGGTTGCCGGAATGATTGGTTTGCCAACCACTTCTCTTGTAGCAGTGTTTGGAGCAGCAGGTTTGGCAATCGGTTTGGCCTTACAAGGTTCTTTGTCGAATTT